In Calorimonas adulescens, the following are encoded in one genomic region:
- a CDS encoding S8 family serine peptidase → MTFRIPKTPRIVFVTENVPEGYMSYGLTLIGADVMWNRTHGENTVVAVIDTGIDYKHPELKDRIIGGKDFTGKGDFMDDNGHGTHVSGIIAASGIKVSGVAPKSNLLAVKVLDKEGEGQDQDVADGIAWAVENGAEIISMSFGSQNPSPIVRQALRFAYKKGAILVAAAGNEGDENIDADTVDYPARYPETIAVAAVDAKKIIAPFSSKGPEVDVAGPGVDIYSTYINGKYVYLSGTSMATPHISGAIALVLSDCKRIMGRKMTPEEMRNYLIMHTEDLGPKGKDDAYGYGMFTFNYGASLPSRSKEIKIKLDRGFTRMNGIVQIGAKVAVVDGKEINMDVEPFKFGDYVYVSARFLAEQLGAKTSFDASGKELTISNSKGTRLADFADLDC, encoded by the coding sequence ATGACCTTTAGAATTCCAAAGACGCCAAGGATTGTTTTTGTTACAGAAAATGTGCCGGAAGGGTATATGTCTTATGGCTTGACACTCATTGGGGCAGATGTCATGTGGAACAGGACACATGGAGAAAATACCGTTGTTGCAGTAATAGATACCGGCATAGATTATAAACACCCGGAACTTAAGGATAGGATTATAGGAGGCAAAGACTTCACCGGTAAAGGAGACTTTATGGACGACAATGGACATGGGACCCACGTATCTGGTATAATAGCAGCCTCTGGAATAAAAGTTTCTGGAGTTGCTCCCAAGTCAAATCTATTGGCAGTGAAGGTACTGGATAAAGAAGGCGAAGGGCAAGACCAGGACGTGGCAGATGGTATTGCTTGGGCAGTGGAGAATGGTGCTGAGATAATATCCATGAGTTTTGGGTCTCAAAACCCGAGCCCGATAGTAAGGCAGGCACTAAGATTCGCATATAAAAAGGGTGCTATACTTGTTGCAGCAGCGGGTAATGAGGGAGATGAAAATATCGATGCTGATACCGTGGACTATCCGGCCAGGTATCCTGAAACAATAGCTGTAGCTGCAGTGGATGCAAAGAAGATTATAGCGCCATTTTCCAGCAAAGGGCCAGAGGTGGATGTGGCAGGTCCGGGTGTAGACATATATTCAACATACATCAATGGGAAATATGTCTACCTTTCCGGAACTTCTATGGCAACTCCACACATATCTGGTGCCATAGCGCTGGTTCTCTCAGATTGTAAGAGGATTATGGGGAGAAAAATGACACCGGAAGAGATGAGGAACTATCTTATCATGCACACAGAAGACTTGGGCCCCAAAGGTAAAGACGATGCATACGGTTATGGTATGTTCACTTTTAATTATGGTGCCTCTCTTCCATCCAGGTCCAAAGAAATCAAAATCAAACTGGACAGAGGGTTTACACGTATGAACGGCATAGTGCAGATAGGCGCAAAGGTGGCAGTAGTTGACGGGAAAGAAATAAACATGGATGTTGAACCATTTAAATTTGGGGACTATGTATATGTGTCAGCCAGATTTTTAGCAGAACAACTGGGGGCAAAAACAAGCTTTGATGCCTCGGGGAAAGAACTTACAATCTCAAATAGCAAGGGCACACGGCTTGCAGACTTTGCTGATCTCGACTGCTAA
- a CDS encoding CDP-alcohol phosphatidyltransferase family protein, with product MNIPNLLSTMRLILSPTIIWLFLRDQTLMGYIIFGLAALTDILDGFIARKYNVRTKLGTVLDPLADKVLALSVLFTLAMKEIIPYWIPGILAVKEMIMVAGGLFLWNKGVVIPANIFGKVATASTYAAVLGSYVDRTIGLYGLILTVALSIVALFSYGRIFFKEKV from the coding sequence ATGAACATCCCCAATTTGCTTTCTACAATGAGGTTGATTCTTTCACCAACAATAATATGGTTGTTTTTGCGGGATCAGACCTTGATGGGTTATATCATCTTTGGTTTGGCCGCCCTCACTGATATTTTAGATGGCTTTATAGCCAGAAAGTACAACGTCAGAACAAAGCTTGGCACTGTGTTGGACCCGCTGGCCGATAAGGTTCTGGCATTGAGCGTGCTCTTTACCCTTGCGATGAAGGAAATCATTCCATACTGGATACCTGGTATATTAGCTGTCAAAGAGATGATAATGGTAGCCGGGGGTCTTTTTTTATGGAATAAGGGCGTGGTGATACCTGCTAATATTTTTGGAAAGGTAGCTACTGCGTCCACATATGCTGCGGTGTTGGGTTCGTATGTTGATAGGACTATTGGACTTTATGGCCTCATTCTGACTGTAGCCTTATCTATAGTGGCTCTTTTTTCTTACGGAAGGATATTTTTTAAGGAAAAGGTGTAA
- a CDS encoding helix-turn-helix domain-containing protein: MDDIGKILKEARESKHLTLDDVSRETHILTRYLSAIEEGNYSIVPDRIYVIGIVRKYADFLGLDGSELVKNFIDSTNKSSKGPSRQSEKVSQHSAGINLRPLITIITSVVLIAAFAIFIYINPYKKLNLNLPPPTEPQKEQQQVENSPPEMPETKTPEPADKLVINLKFTGDCWIRARDANGNVLVEKKFTNGEEVTLEGTEITLRLGDPGNAIITLNGQELPPLGKPGMPVTKKFTLEDLNSQEQNP; the protein is encoded by the coding sequence ATGGATGATATTGGCAAGATCTTAAAAGAGGCAAGGGAGAGTAAACATCTAACATTAGATGATGTTTCAAGGGAAACCCATATATTGACCCGTTATTTAAGCGCCATAGAGGAGGGCAATTACAGTATAGTACCAGATAGGATATATGTAATAGGTATTGTCAGAAAATACGCTGACTTTCTCGGTTTAGACGGCAGCGAGCTGGTAAAAAATTTTATTGACTCAACAAATAAATCCTCAAAAGGTCCTTCCAGACAAAGCGAAAAGGTCTCTCAACATTCTGCTGGTATCAACCTAAGGCCACTTATTACCATAATAACATCAGTGGTCCTTATTGCTGCTTTTGCAATATTCATATATATAAACCCGTATAAAAAATTAAATCTAAACTTGCCTCCTCCCACCGAGCCGCAAAAAGAGCAGCAGCAGGTAGAAAACTCACCACCTGAAATGCCTGAGACCAAAACACCGGAACCTGCCGACAAACTTGTAATAAACCTGAAATTTACTGGTGACTGTTGGATAAGGGCTAGAGATGCTAACGGAAACGTTCTGGTAGAAAAAAAATTCACCAATGGTGAGGAGGTTACATTAGAGGGTACGGAAATCACTTTGCGGTTAGGAGATCCCGGTAATGCCATAATAACTCTAAATGGTCAGGAACTGCCTCCCCTTGGAAAGCCCGGCATGCCGGTAACAAAAAAGTTCACCCTTGAAGACTTAAACAGTCAGGAGCAAAATCCCTGA
- a CDS encoding GNAT family N-acetyltransferase translates to MFFLAKRPKISQEEIILREAVPADARGIIDVANAVGREKTYNVSEVFGYSEADERSLIARLNRNKELILVAERGGKIIGFLTLFVYFGGRSPKVQHVGEIGINIMDGYRDMGLGYKMMNYAIDWARCRGYMKLCLSVFSSNERAIHLYKKCGFREEGRRKAQFKIGDTYVDEVEMGLFL, encoded by the coding sequence ATGTTCTTTCTCGCAAAAAGGCCAAAAATTTCCCAGGAAGAGATAATATTAAGAGAAGCAGTACCTGCCGATGCAAGAGGGATTATAGATGTTGCCAACGCTGTAGGGAGAGAAAAAACATACAATGTCTCGGAAGTGTTTGGATATAGTGAGGCGGATGAGAGGAGCCTTATTGCAAGGCTGAACAGGAACAAAGAGCTCATCCTTGTGGCAGAACGCGGTGGTAAAATAATTGGTTTTTTGACTCTTTTTGTCTACTTTGGCGGACGTTCCCCAAAGGTACAGCACGTTGGAGAGATTGGCATAAACATAATGGATGGTTACAGGGACATGGGACTGGGTTATAAGATGATGAATTATGCTATAGACTGGGCAAGGTGTAGGGGGTATATGAAACTTTGTCTGAGCGTTTTTAGCTCCAATGAAAGAGCAATACACCTTTATAAAAAATGCGGCTTTAGAGAGGAGGGGAGGAGGAAGGCCCAGTTTAAGATAGGGGACACCTATGTGGATGAGGTTGAGATGGGCCTTTTTCTGTAA
- a CDS encoding valine--tRNA ligase — MELPKTYNPREFEERIYKDWVEKGYFKPRIDKNKKPFTIVMPPPNITGQLHLGHALDNTMQDILIRWKRMQGIPTLWVPGTDHASIATEVKIVEMLKEEGLTKEQIGREEFLRRAWQWKEKYGSRIVEQLKRLGTSCDWSRERFTMDEQCSKAVKRFFVRLYNKGLIYRGDRIINWCPDCKTALSDAEVEHKEEEGHLWYIRYPFKDGSGYVMIATTRPETMIGDTAVAVNPKDERYKDAVGKTLVLPIVGREIPVIADDYVDMEFGTGAVKVTPAHDPNDFECGIRHNLPQVQVIGEDGRMTEEAGKYRGLDRYEARAKVVEELKEQGFLEKIEKITHSVGHCYRCDTVIEPLISKQWFVKMKPLVEPALKVVADGKVKIVPDRFTKVYNNWLENIKDWCISRQLWWGHRIPAWYCDSCGEITVAEEEPDRCQYCGGTDIHQDEDVLDTWFSSGLWPFSTLGWPDDTDDLRYFYPTSVLVTGYDIIFFWVARMIFSGLEAMGDIPFEYVLIHGLIRDAEGRKMSKSLGNGIDPIEVIDRYGADTLRFTLATNNSPGNDIRFSWERVEASRNFANKLWNATRFALLNMEIDRVIDIPYDVLDLSDKWILSRLNNLIKEVNANLERFELGLAASKLYDFIWSEFCDWYIEASKARLYGGNVEEKRACEIVLRYVLDNTLRLLHPFMPFITEELWQQLPHEGDSIMIAPWPEYSETMEYKEEEESFNILMDVVRCIRNIRAEEDVPPAKRIKAIIHPATDKVLKTIESGLDYIKKLGNVQEVDIVMEQPEDKRMRSMVLTDMEIYIPLSDLIDIDKEIEKLNNEKKKIESEIERSTNMLSNEGFVKKAPPQVVENERQKLVKYRETLNKLVERIKTLTEW, encoded by the coding sequence ATGGAACTTCCAAAGACATATAATCCAAGGGAGTTTGAAGAAAGGATATACAAGGACTGGGTAGAAAAAGGATATTTCAAACCCAGAATAGATAAAAACAAAAAGCCCTTCACCATAGTCATGCCTCCACCCAATATAACAGGACAGCTGCACTTGGGTCATGCACTGGACAACACAATGCAGGACATACTTATAAGATGGAAGAGGATGCAGGGTATACCCACCCTGTGGGTGCCTGGCACAGACCACGCCAGCATCGCTACTGAGGTTAAAATAGTGGAAATGTTGAAGGAGGAGGGTCTTACCAAGGAACAGATAGGCAGGGAAGAATTCTTGAGGAGAGCATGGCAGTGGAAGGAAAAATATGGCAGTCGTATTGTTGAACAGTTAAAGCGTTTGGGGACATCATGTGACTGGTCCCGTGAGAGGTTTACCATGGATGAACAGTGTTCTAAAGCTGTGAAAAGATTCTTTGTGAGGCTATACAACAAGGGTCTTATATATAGGGGAGACAGGATAATAAACTGGTGTCCGGACTGTAAGACAGCCCTCTCTGATGCTGAGGTGGAACACAAGGAAGAGGAAGGGCATCTGTGGTATATCCGATATCCTTTCAAGGATGGCAGCGGCTATGTCATGATAGCAACTACCAGGCCGGAGACTATGATTGGAGATACTGCCGTTGCAGTAAACCCCAAAGACGAAAGGTATAAAGATGCTGTGGGCAAGACATTGGTCCTGCCTATTGTAGGACGAGAGATACCTGTTATAGCCGATGACTATGTGGATATGGAATTTGGCACAGGGGCAGTAAAGGTGACTCCTGCCCATGACCCCAATGATTTTGAGTGCGGGATAAGACACAACCTGCCACAGGTCCAGGTTATAGGCGAGGATGGCAGGATGACTGAGGAAGCAGGAAAATACAGAGGTCTTGACCGTTACGAGGCCAGGGCTAAGGTGGTGGAGGAACTAAAGGAACAAGGGTTTCTTGAAAAAATAGAGAAAATTACTCACAGTGTGGGACACTGCTACCGCTGTGACACTGTAATAGAACCACTTATATCCAAACAGTGGTTTGTAAAAATGAAACCTTTGGTAGAGCCTGCGTTAAAGGTTGTAGCTGACGGAAAGGTCAAGATTGTGCCTGATAGGTTTACAAAAGTCTATAACAATTGGCTGGAGAATATAAAAGACTGGTGTATTTCCAGACAACTCTGGTGGGGACACCGCATACCGGCATGGTACTGCGATAGCTGCGGTGAGATAACCGTAGCAGAGGAAGAACCTGACAGATGCCAGTATTGTGGTGGCACAGACATACACCAGGATGAGGATGTTTTGGATACATGGTTTAGTTCTGGTCTGTGGCCGTTTTCAACCCTTGGCTGGCCTGATGATACGGATGATCTCAGGTATTTTTATCCCACCAGTGTACTGGTTACAGGCTATGACATAATATTTTTCTGGGTTGCCAGGATGATATTTTCTGGTCTTGAGGCAATGGGTGATATACCCTTTGAGTATGTCTTAATCCATGGGCTTATAAGGGATGCAGAGGGTAGGAAGATGAGCAAGTCTCTTGGCAACGGCATAGATCCCATTGAGGTGATCGATAGGTATGGGGCTGATACACTGAGGTTTACCTTAGCTACAAATAATTCCCCGGGAAATGATATAAGGTTTTCATGGGAGAGGGTGGAGGCCAGCAGGAATTTTGCCAATAAGCTTTGGAATGCCACACGATTTGCCCTTCTCAATATGGAGATAGATAGGGTTATAGATATACCCTATGACGTGTTGGACCTATCGGACAAATGGATACTTTCAAGGTTGAATAACCTGATCAAAGAGGTGAACGCCAATCTTGAAAGGTTTGAATTAGGCCTGGCCGCCTCTAAACTTTACGATTTCATATGGAGCGAATTCTGCGATTGGTATATTGAGGCATCAAAAGCGAGACTGTATGGTGGCAATGTGGAAGAGAAAAGAGCCTGTGAAATTGTATTGAGGTATGTTTTAGACAATACTTTAAGGCTCCTGCATCCTTTCATGCCCTTTATCACAGAGGAACTCTGGCAGCAACTGCCCCATGAGGGAGACTCTATAATGATAGCCCCTTGGCCGGAATATAGTGAGACTATGGAATATAAAGAGGAAGAGGAGAGCTTTAACATACTGATGGATGTTGTAAGGTGTATCAGAAACATAAGGGCTGAAGAGGATGTGCCGCCAGCCAAGAGGATTAAGGCGATAATACACCCCGCTACTGACAAGGTTCTAAAGACTATAGAGTCTGGTTTGGATTACATAAAAAAACTTGGTAATGTTCAGGAAGTGGATATAGTAATGGAACAACCTGAAGACAAGAGAATGAGAAGTATGGTCCTTACGGATATGGAGATTTATATACCACTTTCTGATTTGATAGATATTGACAAAGAGATAGAAAAGTTGAATAATGAGAAGAAGAAAATAGAGTCAGAGATTGAAAGGTCTACAAATATGCTTTCTAATGAGGGCTTTGTGAAAAAAGCTCCACCACAGGTTGTGGAAAATGAGAGGCAAAAACTGGTTAAATATCGGGAGACGCTGAATAAACTTGTGGAAAGGATAAAGACACTAACAGAATGGTAG
- a CDS encoding bifunctional folylpolyglutamate synthase/dihydrofolate synthase — translation MDYRETIEWIHSVNRFGMKLGLDNIKRLTEAMGNPQDSYKIIHVAGTNGKGSVCAMTASILKEAGYRVGLYISPYLEEFNERIQINGVNISNEDLARLATQVKAIIDEMVQNGFSHPTEFEVVTAIGFKYFEEQGVDFAVVEVGLGGRFDATNVVKPLVGVITNIGYDHMDVLGDTLPKIAFEKAGIIKKGIRVVSYPQEPEVLDVIKVRCKEEDASLTVTALNNISLRDASPHGQIFDYGELKDLRIKLLGEHQLLNAATAIEAIRNLQGYSVNIDEKAIKKGLENARWPGRLEVMKENPYIVIDGAHNPQGALALRKAIEDIFDYKKLILIMGILKDKDVDGILRTLLPVADAAVLTKPNSPRALSAHELNIMVMSNMPGLKTYCEDDIKKAVEKGIGLADKDDLVLICGSLYLIGEVRKILRKM, via the coding sequence ATGGATTACAGAGAAACTATTGAGTGGATACATTCAGTAAACAGGTTTGGTATGAAGCTTGGTCTTGACAATATAAAGAGACTTACTGAGGCTATGGGGAACCCGCAGGATAGTTATAAGATAATTCATGTGGCGGGGACCAATGGGAAAGGTTCTGTATGTGCGATGACTGCCTCGATTTTAAAAGAGGCAGGGTACAGGGTAGGACTTTATATATCCCCTTATCTTGAGGAGTTCAATGAGAGGATACAGATAAATGGAGTAAACATATCAAATGAAGATCTTGCCAGGCTTGCCACGCAGGTTAAGGCAATCATAGATGAGATGGTTCAAAATGGCTTCAGTCATCCAACGGAGTTTGAGGTGGTGACGGCCATAGGGTTTAAATATTTTGAAGAACAAGGTGTGGACTTTGCCGTAGTGGAGGTTGGACTTGGTGGCAGGTTTGATGCAACCAATGTGGTAAAACCCCTTGTAGGCGTGATAACCAATATAGGTTACGACCATATGGATGTACTGGGTGATACGTTGCCCAAGATTGCATTTGAGAAGGCTGGTATCATAAAAAAAGGGATAAGGGTGGTATCATATCCTCAAGAACCTGAGGTGTTGGATGTCATTAAGGTGAGGTGCAAAGAGGAGGATGCATCCCTTACTGTTACTGCTCTTAATAATATAAGCTTGAGAGACGCATCACCGCATGGTCAGATCTTTGACTATGGGGAATTAAAGGACCTCAGGATAAAGCTTCTGGGTGAACATCAGCTACTCAATGCTGCCACAGCCATAGAAGCTATCAGAAACCTTCAGGGGTACAGCGTGAACATTGATGAGAAGGCAATAAAGAAGGGCCTGGAAAATGCCAGATGGCCAGGCCGGTTGGAGGTAATGAAGGAAAATCCATATATTGTAATTGATGGTGCCCATAATCCACAGGGAGCTCTCGCATTGCGTAAAGCCATAGAAGATATATTTGACTATAAAAAGCTGATTCTGATTATGGGCATACTTAAGGATAAGGATGTGGATGGGATATTAAGAACACTTTTGCCTGTTGCGGATGCAGCAGTGCTTACAAAGCCCAACAGCCCGCGTGCTCTTTCAGCGCATGAACTTAATATTATGGTCATGAGCAATATGCCGGGACTAAAGACATATTGCGAAGATGATATTAAAAAAGCTGTGGAAAAAGGCATTGGATTAGCAGATAAAGATGACCTTGTTCTCATATGTGGTTCTCTTTACCTTATTGGAGAGGTACGTAAGATTTTAAGAAAGATGTAA
- a CDS encoding helix-turn-helix domain-containing protein: MIKRKCFICGANMEEKTISTKAGWGKYTLTIDGINAYVCPECGEITYSYEEMHMLQELGKSLSNLSEEERPDVLNVSEVADLLRVSNQTVYNMIKDGRLKAVKVGREWKFMRKNIESILDQETKLAARNNTGQLSEHDFEIIKKHISNM, from the coding sequence ATGATTAAAAGAAAATGCTTTATCTGCGGTGCTAATATGGAAGAAAAGACTATATCAACAAAGGCTGGTTGGGGTAAATATACATTAACTATAGATGGGATAAATGCTTATGTGTGCCCTGAATGTGGTGAAATAACATATTCTTATGAGGAAATGCACATGCTCCAAGAGCTTGGAAAGAGTTTATCAAACCTAAGCGAAGAAGAGCGGCCTGATGTACTAAATGTCTCTGAAGTAGCAGACTTATTAAGGGTAAGTAATCAGACAGTTTATAATATGATAAAAGATGGACGTTTAAAAGCAGTGAAAGTTGGCCGAGAATGGAAATTTATGCGTAAAAACATAGAAAGTATTTTAGACCAAGAAACTAAATTAGCTGCACGAAATAATACCGGCCAATTATCCGAACACGATTTTGAAATAATAAAAAAGCATATTTCAAATATGTGA